A stretch of Plesiomonas shigelloides DNA encodes these proteins:
- a CDS encoding polysaccharide deacetylase family protein → MKTLLNVVSRSGALVLLMLAFTCRAAESNEPKIRPLAEPEGHQYVKAVTLRDTVIQADIAGVRMPVATLNKGQSIDVDVQQPGLYQVRFGNAQGDITPADVRILQKDKIDHLLDGLIDQASDEMEVHQKNILTKTRVPVYDSISYQPKVFAYLNSNLRYPVLGKIQDSNNVSWYLVNLADQLKYLKSSDVELDHGIPVLTYHHLLTNAENKYFRHTSTTTSDAAFNNQMAYLKQAGYQTLTMEQLDGYVHATNNLPARAVVLTFDDGLKSVYKYAYPILKKYDLNAVAFIISSRIKYFPQKWDPNTLQFLSIQEIDAMSDVFEIESHTHFLHKRAATRHPILLSKSYHNIYRDFVRSKKELAKFNHNADYLSYPFGGYNSRAIKAAKEAGYRLAVTTEQGKVQVHDNPYTLKRVYVLRTDPVQVFAEKIRN, encoded by the coding sequence ATGAAAACGCTGTTGAATGTGGTGAGCCGGAGCGGCGCTCTGGTGTTATTGATGTTGGCTTTTACCTGCCGTGCGGCAGAAAGCAATGAGCCGAAAATTAGGCCACTGGCAGAGCCGGAGGGCCATCAGTATGTTAAAGCGGTTACCCTGCGTGATACGGTGATCCAAGCGGATATCGCTGGCGTGCGCATGCCGGTGGCCACCTTGAACAAAGGGCAATCCATTGATGTGGATGTGCAGCAGCCAGGGTTATATCAAGTACGCTTTGGTAACGCGCAAGGGGATATTACGCCTGCCGATGTGCGGATTTTGCAAAAAGACAAGATTGACCATTTGCTCGATGGCCTCATTGATCAGGCCAGTGATGAGATGGAAGTACACCAGAAAAATATCCTGACCAAAACGCGGGTGCCGGTGTATGACAGTATCTCGTATCAGCCAAAGGTGTTTGCCTATCTGAATAGCAACTTGCGTTATCCGGTGCTGGGTAAGATTCAGGACAGCAATAATGTCAGCTGGTATCTGGTTAATTTAGCCGATCAGCTCAAGTACCTGAAAAGCTCGGATGTCGAGTTGGATCACGGGATCCCCGTCCTGACCTATCACCATCTGCTGACGAATGCGGAGAACAAGTATTTCCGCCATACGTCTACCACGACGTCGGATGCAGCGTTTAACAACCAGATGGCTTATCTCAAGCAAGCCGGTTACCAAACCCTGACTATGGAGCAGTTAGATGGCTATGTGCACGCCACCAATAATCTGCCGGCGCGGGCGGTGGTGCTGACCTTTGATGATGGTCTGAAATCTGTGTACAAGTATGCTTATCCAATCTTGAAAAAGTATGACTTGAACGCAGTGGCGTTTATCATCTCGTCTCGTATCAAGTACTTTCCCCAAAAGTGGGATCCGAATACGCTGCAATTTTTGAGTATTCAGGAGATTGATGCGATGTCGGATGTGTTTGAGATTGAATCCCATACCCACTTCTTGCATAAACGCGCGGCGACTCGCCATCCGATTTTGCTGTCTAAGTCTTATCACAATATCTATCGCGATTTTGTGCGCTCGAAAAAGGAGTTGGCCAAGTTTAATCATAACGCCGATTACCTGTCGTATCCGTTTGGTGGCTATAACAGCCGCGCGATTAAAGCGGCGAAAGAGGCCGGTTACCGTCTGGCGGTGACCACCGAGCAGGGGAAAGTGCAGGTACACGATAATCCGTACACCTTAAAGCGGGTGTATGTGCTGCGAACCGATCCGGTACAAGTCTTTGCCGAGAAAATTCGTAACTGA
- a CDS encoding EAL domain-containing protein gives MSLSAKLSGRLSLKLVVTILFLTAISAIFGVSMIIQYRNETAMIEDLSERIASTWAQLVRNDLNNYLSAPPQANAVIAISLKSAPHINTQNLTEITPHLYDTISRVFTNVPQLSFVAIGTTDGNYAGVSREIVKNKYTLTLKDSTTGGALMFYTDMEPTSAVLNKFDIYDPRVRPWYRDSDTRKISLWTKAYQDYDANRGVTISYSTPAYDKDNRYIGIITSDIKLNGFNRFLRNVAGLGNSVILILNEENQIISHSTDELTEHKSNIIDFSSMEDPKLLRPEQSQNPLVRVAAPLMSVSDNQSHSFTLNGETYFIRMMSVGNELNLKNWKVAVIVAEKDLIGSLHEDRRTTIIWILCIFASGVILTWFALSKVTTPILSVAHAARLLTRQQWLPVKQDQFELKEIRLLNTAFNDMSRSLSDAFHELEYSIEYDANTALMNRTGFKKWLNNQYADDSHTAPSLSGLVLVNINNTDVIKNSLGDDSLNELYRLISARLQQYIIELDLSVIAVKSADHEFMLAYLTPHEYDYHKLIHVFYESFKLHNDDVLITVNLGYLNRPFAAAKLQEAYTQASIALSAARKQGENTGVAYDKTLDANVGLSTQILTHLNYALEQDELYLHYQPIIALDSERIIGAEVLIRWQSPILGFVSPAQFIPIAEKSGLILPLGSWVLQQACHAVAHKIREQHWPANFELHVNLSVRQLMQADFVQRVTQCLHDAGLPATNLTLEITESMLIENLSFIDERLRELRQHGIRIAIDDFGTGYSSLSHLYKLSFDCLKVDRIFVSGLLDSQNCAAVLNSVVQLAHGFSVPMVAEGVEKREEAELLRKMGAQKAQGYYFSRPVPLEQWAIDDTTGQHRLYILPNS, from the coding sequence ATGTCCTTGTCTGCAAAGCTGTCTGGCCGCTTATCATTAAAACTTGTTGTCACCATTTTATTTCTGACAGCGATCAGTGCGATTTTTGGTGTATCGATGATCATCCAATATCGTAATGAAACCGCGATGATCGAAGATTTAAGCGAGCGTATTGCGTCAACGTGGGCACAATTGGTACGAAATGATCTGAATAATTACCTGAGCGCACCGCCACAAGCCAATGCGGTTATTGCCATCAGCTTAAAATCAGCACCGCATATCAATACACAAAACCTGACCGAAATAACGCCACACCTTTACGACACAATTAGTCGCGTATTTACCAATGTTCCACAGTTAAGTTTTGTCGCCATCGGCACCACTGACGGTAACTATGCCGGCGTCAGCCGTGAAATTGTGAAGAATAAATATACCCTGACCTTAAAAGACAGCACCACCGGCGGGGCATTAATGTTCTACACCGATATGGAGCCAACCTCTGCGGTCTTGAACAAATTTGATATTTACGATCCACGCGTTCGCCCTTGGTATCGCGACTCCGATACCCGCAAAATCTCGCTGTGGACGAAAGCCTATCAAGATTATGATGCCAATCGCGGAGTGACTATCTCCTATTCCACGCCCGCCTACGATAAAGATAATCGTTATATCGGTATTATCACGTCTGATATTAAATTGAATGGATTTAACCGTTTCTTGCGCAACGTGGCCGGACTTGGTAATTCAGTGATCCTGATTTTAAATGAAGAAAATCAGATTATTTCCCATTCCACCGATGAGCTCACCGAGCATAAAAGCAACATTATTGATTTTAGTTCGATGGAAGATCCAAAACTATTACGCCCAGAACAAAGTCAAAATCCCTTAGTGCGTGTCGCAGCACCGCTCATGTCCGTGTCCGACAATCAATCCCACTCATTCACGCTTAACGGTGAAACGTATTTCATCCGCATGATGAGTGTCGGTAATGAACTGAATCTGAAAAATTGGAAAGTTGCCGTTATCGTCGCGGAAAAAGATTTGATTGGTAGCCTGCATGAAGATCGCCGTACTACGATTATTTGGATCCTGTGCATCTTTGCTAGCGGCGTGATTTTAACTTGGTTTGCATTATCAAAAGTCACCACACCAATCTTGAGTGTGGCCCACGCTGCGCGTCTGTTAACGCGCCAACAGTGGTTACCGGTCAAACAAGATCAGTTTGAGCTGAAAGAAATTCGCCTGCTTAACACGGCCTTTAATGACATGTCGCGCTCGCTATCCGATGCATTCCATGAGTTGGAATATAGCATCGAGTATGACGCCAATACCGCGTTGATGAACCGCACCGGCTTTAAAAAATGGCTGAATAACCAGTACGCCGACGATAGCCACACTGCGCCATCACTATCCGGACTGGTGCTGGTCAACATCAACAACACCGATGTGATCAAAAACAGTCTTGGCGATGACAGCCTCAATGAGCTGTATCGTCTGATCAGCGCGCGCTTACAGCAATACATCATAGAACTGGATCTGAGTGTAATTGCCGTTAAAAGTGCTGATCATGAATTTATGCTGGCGTATCTCACGCCGCATGAATATGACTACCACAAACTGATCCACGTGTTTTACGAATCGTTCAAACTGCACAACGATGATGTCTTAATCACGGTGAATCTGGGTTATCTCAATCGCCCCTTTGCTGCAGCGAAATTGCAAGAGGCCTACACCCAGGCCAGCATTGCCCTGTCAGCGGCGCGCAAGCAAGGGGAAAACACCGGCGTTGCCTACGACAAAACGCTGGATGCCAATGTCGGGCTCTCAACCCAAATTCTGACCCACCTCAATTATGCACTCGAGCAAGATGAGCTCTACCTGCATTATCAGCCGATTATTGCCCTTGATAGTGAGCGCATTATTGGCGCTGAAGTGCTGATCCGCTGGCAATCGCCGATCTTGGGCTTTGTCAGTCCGGCGCAGTTTATCCCGATTGCAGAAAAATCCGGCTTGATCCTGCCGCTCGGCTCATGGGTGTTGCAGCAAGCTTGCCACGCCGTGGCGCATAAGATCCGTGAGCAACACTGGCCAGCCAATTTCGAGTTGCACGTTAATCTGTCGGTACGGCAACTGATGCAAGCGGACTTCGTCCAACGGGTGACTCAATGTCTGCACGATGCCGGCCTACCCGCGACAAACTTGACGCTCGAAATCACCGAGTCCATGTTGATTGAAAACTTGAGCTTTATCGATGAGCGGTTACGTGAACTGCGCCAACACGGGATCCGTATCGCCATCGATGACTTCGGTACCGGCTACTCGAGTCTGTCTCACCTGTACAAACTGAGCTTTGATTGCCTGAAAGTCGACCGCATTTTCGTCAGTGGCCTACTCGATAGCCAAAACTGCGCCGCAGTGCTTAATTCGGTGGTGCAGCTGGCGCACGGTTTTAGTGTCCCGATGGTGGCCGAAGGGGTAGAAAAGCGCGAAGAAGCTGAGTTACTGCGTAAAATGGGCGCACAAAAAGCGCAGGGCTACTATTTCAGTCGCCCAGTTCCTCTGGAACAATGGGCTATCGATGATACGACAGGACAACACCGGCTATACATCCTGCCGAATAGCTAA
- the pyk gene encoding pyruvate kinase, with translation MSRRLRRTKIVTTLGPATDRDNNLEKIIAAGANVVRLNFSHGSAEDHLMRANKVREIAAKLGKHVAILGDLQGPKIRVSTFKEGKIFLNVGDKFLLDADLPKGEGDKEQVGIDYKGLPNDVVPGDILLLDDGRVQLKVLEVQGVKVFTEVTVGGPLSNNKGINKLGGGLSAEALTEKDKADIITAAKINVDFLAVSFPRTGEDLNYARRLARDAGCNAKIVAKVERAEAVATDEAMDDVILASDVVMVARGDLGVEIGDPELVGVQKKLIRRARSLNRAVITATQMMESMITNPMPTRAEVMDVANAVLDGTDAVMLSAETAAGQYPAETVAAMARVCLGAEKMPSINVSNHRMDRTFDNVEETIAMSTMYAANHLQGVTAIIAMTESGRTALMMSRISSGKPIFAMSRHESTLNLAALYRGVTPVFFDTHTSGHEAAQEAVSVLKDKGFLMAGDLVMVTQGDEMGAIGSTNTCRILRVE, from the coding sequence ATGTCAAGAAGGCTCAGAAGAACCAAAATCGTTACCACACTCGGCCCAGCAACTGACCGCGACAATAATCTTGAAAAAATCATTGCCGCCGGTGCTAACGTTGTTCGTCTAAACTTCTCCCACGGCAGCGCTGAAGACCATCTGATGCGTGCCAACAAAGTGCGTGAAATCGCCGCTAAACTGGGTAAACACGTTGCAATTCTGGGCGACCTGCAAGGTCCTAAGATTCGAGTCTCTACCTTCAAAGAAGGCAAAATCTTCCTGAATGTGGGCGACAAATTCCTGTTGGATGCTGATCTGCCAAAAGGCGAAGGCGATAAAGAACAAGTCGGTATTGACTACAAAGGTCTGCCAAACGATGTAGTGCCTGGCGATATCCTGCTGCTGGACGACGGCCGCGTTCAACTGAAAGTGCTGGAAGTGCAAGGCGTTAAAGTCTTCACTGAAGTCACCGTAGGTGGCCCACTGTCGAACAACAAAGGCATCAACAAGCTGGGTGGCGGTCTGTCTGCAGAAGCGCTGACCGAGAAAGACAAAGCTGACATCATCACCGCGGCGAAAATCAATGTTGATTTCTTAGCCGTGTCTTTCCCACGTACCGGTGAAGATCTGAACTATGCTCGCCGTCTGGCGCGCGATGCAGGCTGCAACGCCAAGATCGTTGCTAAAGTTGAGCGTGCTGAAGCCGTTGCCACTGATGAAGCGATGGATGACGTGATCCTGGCTTCTGACGTCGTGATGGTTGCCCGTGGTGATTTGGGTGTTGAAATCGGCGATCCAGAGCTGGTTGGTGTGCAGAAGAAACTGATCCGCCGTGCCCGTAGCCTGAACCGCGCGGTGATCACTGCGACTCAAATGATGGAGTCCATGATCACTAACCCAATGCCAACCCGTGCTGAAGTTATGGACGTGGCTAACGCCGTGCTGGATGGTACCGATGCCGTGATGCTGTCTGCAGAGACCGCAGCAGGCCAGTACCCAGCAGAAACCGTAGCGGCAATGGCGCGCGTATGTCTGGGTGCGGAGAAGATGCCAAGCATCAACGTCTCCAACCACCGTATGGATCGCACCTTCGACAACGTCGAAGAGACCATTGCGATGTCCACCATGTACGCCGCTAACCACCTGCAAGGGGTTACCGCTATCATCGCCATGACTGAGTCAGGTCGTACTGCGCTGATGATGTCCCGTATCAGCTCCGGCAAGCCAATTTTCGCCATGTCTCGTCACGAATCTACGCTGAATCTGGCGGCGCTGTACCGCGGTGTGACTCCGGTCTTCTTTGATACCCATACTTCTGGCCACGAAGCGGCGCAAGAAGCGGTTTCCGTGCTGAAGGACAAAGGTTTCCTGATGGCTGGCGATCTGGTGATGGTAACGCAAGGTGACGAAATGGGCGCTATCGGTAGCACCAACACCTGCCGGATCCTGCGCGTAGAATAA
- a CDS encoding MurR/RpiR family transcriptional regulator, with product MNTLEKIQKSLEHFSKSERKVAEVIIASPQTAIHSSIATLAKMADVSEPTVNRFCRRLDTKGFPDFKLHLAQSLANGTPYVNRNVEEDDAAEAYTAKIFESTMASLEVAKNSLDTSAVNRAVDLLTQAKKISFFGLGSSAAVAHDAMNKFFRFNVPVLWFDDVVMQRMSCMNVSENDVIVLISHTGRTKSLVEVAQLARENDATVIAITSEGSPLAREASLALTLDVPEDTDVYMPMASRIAQLTLIDVLATGFTLRRGAKFRDNLKRVKDALRDSRFEKGPTA from the coding sequence ATGAACACACTGGAAAAAATCCAGAAAAGCTTGGAGCATTTTAGCAAATCGGAACGCAAGGTTGCCGAAGTCATCATTGCCTCTCCCCAAACTGCCATTCATTCCAGTATTGCCACATTGGCCAAAATGGCGGATGTCAGTGAGCCGACCGTAAACCGCTTTTGCCGTCGTCTGGATACCAAAGGTTTTCCTGATTTTAAACTGCATCTGGCTCAGAGTCTTGCCAACGGTACCCCGTACGTAAACCGTAACGTGGAAGAAGATGATGCCGCCGAGGCCTACACCGCCAAGATTTTCGAATCCACCATGGCGAGTCTGGAAGTGGCCAAAAACAGTTTAGACACCAGCGCCGTCAATCGCGCCGTGGATCTGCTGACCCAAGCCAAGAAAATCTCCTTTTTCGGCTTAGGCTCTTCTGCCGCAGTGGCGCACGACGCCATGAATAAATTCTTCCGCTTCAATGTGCCGGTATTGTGGTTTGATGATGTGGTTATGCAGCGCATGAGCTGCATGAATGTCAGCGAAAATGATGTCATCGTACTGATCTCACACACCGGTCGAACGAAAAGTCTGGTGGAAGTGGCGCAACTGGCGCGCGAAAATGATGCCACGGTCATCGCCATTACCTCGGAAGGCTCTCCGCTGGCGCGTGAAGCGTCATTGGCCCTGACGTTGGATGTCCCTGAAGATACCGACGTTTATATGCCAATGGCCTCGCGTATCGCACAGTTGACACTGATTGATGTACTGGCCACCGGCTTTACACTGCGCCGAGGCGCCAAATTCCGCGATAATCTCAAGCGGGTTAAAGATGCACTGCGCGATTCCCGCTTTGAAAAAGGTCCTACCGCCTGA
- a CDS encoding META and DUF4377 domain-containing protein: protein MHLRSLSLITAVALLAGCNTMQNHIENIDGRWQQTNNSADSKPATLDIQQGHLAAFAGCNRMMGAASVENNQLVVKQLAASMMMCEPQAMEREQAFSTFLASSPTISLKDNQLTLTQGDTRYQFSAQPALAEGVTKFIYVAAERKPCMGVAPQSCLQIREDSNAPWQNYYGTIEGFEPEPGISYRLRIKEFEVANPPADGSSKRWVLDMIVESAVVDAQ from the coding sequence ATGCATTTACGTTCTCTTTCGCTGATCACCGCAGTAGCCCTGCTGGCAGGATGTAATACCATGCAAAATCACATCGAGAATATTGACGGACGTTGGCAACAGACCAACAACTCCGCCGACAGCAAACCTGCCACTCTGGATATCCAGCAAGGTCATTTGGCAGCATTTGCCGGCTGTAACCGCATGATGGGCGCTGCCAGTGTCGAAAATAATCAACTGGTGGTAAAGCAATTGGCCGCCAGCATGATGATGTGTGAGCCACAAGCCATGGAGCGTGAGCAAGCGTTCTCAACCTTCTTGGCCAGCAGCCCGACGATTTCCCTAAAGGACAATCAGCTGACCTTAACCCAAGGTGATACCCGTTACCAATTTAGCGCTCAACCCGCATTAGCTGAGGGCGTAACCAAATTTATCTATGTTGCCGCCGAACGCAAACCGTGCATGGGCGTAGCGCCACAATCTTGCCTGCAGATCCGTGAAGACAGCAACGCGCCGTGGCAAAACTATTACGGCACCATCGAAGGCTTTGAGCCAGAGCCAGGGATCAGCTACCGCCTGCGTATCAAAGAGTTCGAGGTAGCAAACCCTCCAGCCGACGGCTCCTCTAAGCGTTGGGTGCTGGATATGATTGTCGAATCTGCGGTAGTCGACGCCCAGTAA
- a CDS encoding FeoC-like transcriptional regulator, whose protein sequence is MILQDLRDLLQKHGRMTRKDLARQLNSSEDGVDAMLQVWMRKGRVSKDEQKVCGGSCCGAAQEVYYRWLDAQGIALVVRH, encoded by the coding sequence ATGATCTTACAAGACCTGCGCGATCTTTTACAAAAACATGGCCGTATGACCCGTAAGGATCTGGCTCGTCAATTGAACAGCAGCGAAGATGGTGTTGATGCGATGCTGCAGGTATGGATGCGTAAAGGGCGGGTCAGTAAGGACGAGCAAAAAGTGTGCGGCGGCTCTTGCTGCGGCGCGGCGCAAGAGGTGTACTACCGTTGGCTCGATGCACAGGGCATTGCGCTAGTGGTGCGTCATTGA
- a CDS encoding HIT family protein, which produces MTMSTDATFQLHPQLAADTTCLGHYPLSDVLLCREGQLPWIILVPRQMGIREIYELSDADQIQLLRESSAVSRVINALYQPDKLNIAAIGNMVPQLHLHHVGRFSSDPVWPAPIWGRLTASWRSEEQQQAEMRKLQQALADTADFIAA; this is translated from the coding sequence ATGACGATGAGTACTGATGCCACTTTCCAACTGCATCCACAACTGGCGGCAGATACCACTTGCCTTGGGCATTATCCACTCAGTGACGTGCTGCTGTGCCGCGAAGGACAACTGCCGTGGATCATCTTGGTTCCGCGCCAGATGGGCATTCGCGAAATTTATGAACTCAGCGACGCCGACCAAATCCAGTTACTGCGCGAATCTAGCGCTGTCTCGCGCGTCATTAACGCGCTTTATCAGCCAGACAAGCTCAATATCGCCGCCATCGGGAACATGGTGCCACAGTTGCACCTGCATCATGTCGGACGCTTTAGCAGCGATCCTGTCTGGCCAGCGCCTATTTGGGGTCGCCTGACCGCCAGCTGGCGCAGTGAAGAGCAGCAACAAGCCGAAATGCGTAAGTTACAACAAGCACTGGCGGATACCGCAGACTTTATCGCGGCCTAA
- the lpxM gene encoding lauroyl-Kdo(2)-lipid IV(A) myristoyltransferase (LpxM is lauroyl-Kdo(2)-lipid IV(A) myristoyltransferase, an enzyme characterized in Escherichia coli and involved in biosynthesis of the form of lipid A found in that species and some closely related species.): protein MTQTRKAEGHIPKFTLAMLHPRYWPVWLGLLLVALVAFLPHRVRDALAGKVGRAVGRVAKSQRRRAAINLSYCFPELSDAEREVLIDKTFATAAQVMLAMAELALRSKSFLDSRTRFIGFEHVEQVKASGRNIIFMVPHAWAIDFPGIIMASKGMPIAAMFNPHRNPLVDWIWNSVRLRFGGRLHTRQDGIKAFLSSVRQGYCGYYLPDQDHGAEKSEFVDFFATYKATLPGLGKMMKVCNAAVIPLFPVYNSQEGVFEMHIRPPMDDLQDAEPAVAARRMNEEIEILVKPNPEQYIWILKLLKTRREGEIEPYSRTDL from the coding sequence ATGACACAGACACGAAAAGCCGAAGGGCATATACCGAAGTTTACGCTTGCAATGTTGCATCCGCGCTACTGGCCAGTCTGGCTGGGCTTGTTGCTGGTGGCATTAGTGGCTTTTTTACCCCATCGCGTGCGTGATGCATTGGCTGGCAAAGTAGGCCGTGCTGTGGGGCGGGTAGCGAAAAGTCAGCGCCGACGCGCCGCCATTAATTTGTCTTACTGCTTTCCTGAACTCTCTGACGCCGAGCGCGAAGTCTTGATTGATAAGACCTTCGCGACGGCCGCGCAAGTCATGCTGGCCATGGCGGAACTGGCCTTGCGCAGCAAATCGTTTTTAGACAGTCGTACCCGTTTTATCGGTTTTGAACATGTGGAGCAGGTCAAAGCTTCCGGTCGGAACATTATCTTTATGGTGCCGCATGCTTGGGCCATTGATTTTCCCGGCATCATTATGGCGTCCAAAGGAATGCCGATTGCTGCGATGTTTAATCCGCATCGCAACCCGCTGGTCGATTGGATTTGGAATAGTGTGCGTCTGCGTTTTGGCGGCCGTCTCCATACGCGCCAAGACGGTATCAAGGCATTTTTAAGTTCAGTGCGCCAAGGTTACTGTGGTTACTATTTACCGGATCAAGACCATGGTGCGGAAAAAAGTGAGTTTGTGGACTTTTTTGCCACTTACAAAGCGACGTTGCCAGGTTTAGGTAAAATGATGAAGGTGTGTAATGCGGCCGTGATCCCGCTGTTCCCGGTGTATAACAGCCAAGAAGGCGTGTTTGAAATGCATATCCGTCCGCCGATGGATGATTTGCAAGATGCTGAGCCTGCTGTCGCTGCACGCCGTATGAATGAAGAGATTGAGATCTTGGTGAAACCGAATCCGGAGCAATATATCTGGATTTTGAAATTGCTGAAAACTCGCCGAGAAGGGGAGATTGAGCCTTACAGCAGAACGGATTTATAA